TGTATTTATTGCAGTTAAACATCTAAAATCCTGCAAATTTCAAGTTTACTTCTAGATTTAGGGATTAGGTTAAAGGACAGCATAAACCTCCCCTTAGCGGAAACATATTTTTATTTCCAGTACATAACGAGAGAAAAGCTCTATAAAAAACTGTATATTTATTGGTAAAATATGCTATTTTCATGTTTATCCAAGATATGATAAAATAAATAGGATTTTACCATTTGAAGTATAAATAAGTTAcaaattttattattaattataaatTTTAGGAAAGCATGTGATAATATTCACAATAAATGGAAGTTGCTTCAATGCACCATACACAAACATACACATACACAAATATTCATCGAACACTTTATCATAATCGTTTATATTATGtacattattttgaatattcgcCTTAATTTATATTCAGTCGTTTACtctaaaatataatttattacgGTGTAATGTTTTAGATATGTCTCACTCAATATAAGAAGTTATGTAGGAAGAAAATTTTTCGGGTTGTGATAAAAACTGTTCGATTTCATAAAAGCGGTATTTAGAAGCTTTAGTGAGTGCGGTATGTCCATCTTTGCTTTTAAGATTAATATCAGCACCGTATGCCAGTAAAAGCGCTAAATAATCAATTCTACGCCAATTAACTGCTTCTAGCAGGGGAAAACTACCATTCTTCGATATTGTATTAATAAAAGCAACTGCTTTGGATTCAAGAAGTAATTTTGTGATTTTCATATCACCTTTGGAGACGGATATCATAATCAAGTTCCTCATGACTTCCGGATTGGTtgtatatttcaataaaattttcacttttttctcATCACCAATCTCAACAGCTTTTTCCAGAGGTGTTAACGATTTTTCATCGACGACATCAATATTGTCAGAGTATTTCAGAATGAGAGAGAGGATCGTCGTATTATTTTGAAGCAAAGCTGAATGAACAATATTTATCTTTTCCACATTGGGACTGAAGTTGGGATCACCGGCGTATTCGAGGAATTTCCTAACTGCGTATTCATTACTGGTAGTCACTGCCAAATGTAGAGGGGTAACACCGTAGATATCGGCGACATTCACCAAGGCACGGTTTGTTAACAGCTCGTCAATGATTAGGTTGTAAGAGCGTCTTGCTGCAATATGCAAAGGAGTTGCATTCGATTTATCTCGAGCATTAGGATCCGCACcgtgtttcaataagagtttcaCCATATAAATGTCATTTTCGGAAACGGCGTGATGCAGGCCTGTGCATTTTCTGTTATCCTGGGCGTTTATATCGACAGTCGGATCGAAAAGAAGCATTTTCAGTATATCGACTGATCCCTTTTTTCGACACGCTAGGTGAATAGGTGTTTGGCCATCGTTGCTTCGGCCGACGTTCGATTTAGCACCAAGTCTCAACAAGGTTTCGACAGTTCCTTTGTTGCCCCTCTGTACGGCGAAATGAAGAGGAGTTTCGTTGTTAGAGGTTTTGGCATGGATATCGATTTCTTCGTGAAAAGTGTCCAGAAAGACACTCCCGAACGACAAAGACTTTGAGTAGCAGGCATAATGCACAAGAGCCTGTTTGGTATTAGGATCTTTGGTGTTGACGTCGATGTTGTTGCTTCTTAAGTATTGCTGTAATACATTCACTATTTTGTAGACGTTCACTTCGTGTTTAACAAGATCATGAAAGGGTAAATATGGCGGTAACAATATTGAACTCATCGTACAAAGAACCTTGATTTCACTTATAACCAACCTTCGGCAATTCGAATTAACAAGTggtccacagattacagagtagagtCTCTGAACTGAAGTGTGAAGTGGTGGCAAAGAGGAAGTTCCTCTTTGGTGGTGGTTTTTTGAAGCAATGAAATGTCATGAACGGCGGATCAGTCATGCCAACACTAAACACCTTGGAATCCGCACAAAAACGAACAATTTTACAGAATTTAAGTTGGCAGCTTTGCCAATGGCAAAGCTGCGCTATGTTGCCGGTGCACTATCGATCGTTTTGTTTTGGTCAAAGAGCATAGAATTCTATCTCAAAGAGTTAGGTTAACTCCATAAACCGGCTTTGGCCAGAGACAACCATAGACAACTGTCTCTAATTTTGGCTGTTTTCCACTTGGAAGATAGATatatatttatgttctaaggtttTCCATTAATTCCTGTCTGATATTTCATTAGTTTTCCACAATCAGTTCTTTTCAGAACTACCTagtttcataatgaaaatttccGTTCCGATAATTGGGCGGTTCTAAAATTACAGGGGCTGTAAAAGTAGTAGGACAAAAAGGAATATTTGCCAACGACTGAAAACGTTTTAATTTCGCCCACACCAAAACAAACGTCTCTTTGACGAATCGAATCTCGACCGAACGCTACCACGCAGATACTACCAGATATCCAAACTTACGATATTACGTTGCACATGCATCTGTAtgtaaattccaaaaaaactttttttcaaacgCAGGAAACCTCTGATAATTACAAGTATCGaaataaataattgaatatGAAGATGTGCTTTTgattcttaaattttttcaatggctTTTCAAGGATTAGGTGTATTTTTGAAAGAAGCCTAGGTTGCTAGCCTAGGCCGCTCCCGATAGTTGACTCCCTCTGGTCAAAGACATGGAGTTCATGCATATCAcaggaaaaatttaaacaaCTCACATTGACGATTAATATCTTGCTGTTTCGCTCTTGGTCCATCGATGGCTAAAGTTGGAAATGATTTCggggagatcccttagcagcccagtCCTAAAAGGAGCAAGACTGTTCTCTAAGACCCTTCGATCATTTCTTTTCTTCGACCTCGAGGTCACCATGCTTCTTAGGAATtctttctgaaatgaaaattcttaTGATTTCATATACTGATTGTCCACGAGGCAAGGTTCATTGTGTCTTTTGGGAAAACTCAAGGTAAGGGAAGAAAACTCAAGCAAGCCGGTAGTATATTCATATTGTATCGAACGCACCGTTAGTCAGGACTGCATTTTCAGCCATAACGTTTCAAAACTACTTCAAAGTAGTTTTGGCAGCATTTCCTTATGCAGTATACTTACATTAATAATTATTTGCCTTAGAAACTGTGCAGGATACATCACCACTCACTTTCGCGTTTACTGATTGAAGTTGTTCTGGAAAGCGTCTTTTGTCGAATTTTCAAAATGTCTAGTTGCCTTTGATTGCGCAGAAACGGAAAACAGAGTTTGAGCGCAAGAGGAGATTCATTATCTTTTTCTATGTGTggaaatatgtaggtattacaattttattattaaatATCTAGATCTATTGTTGAGGCCTTTATGAATTCTTAATATTCGGAATAAATGTTGTGGATTTACTGGAATTTTGAAGGTAGGGTAGGATCGAAGATCTTTGTTAGAATTTATTTTACCAGTCTATAAATCACAAGagactctttccctttctctatgcagATCACCAAACACAAAAACCACAGAACACTGCACAAGTAGTAGGTTCTTGCAACAAGAAGGAGAAGAATGTTCGTGATCTATGTCTTTGTCACCTAACCTCTCAAAATGCGTCAAACAAAACTgattaaaattataataaattgaataaaattgaaatatattttttaccaAATATGGAAGATGGGCCGCCTAAAAGAGGTCGGGGACGAGGCCGAGGTGGTCGTGGAAGAGGTAGAGGAAGGGGTCGTGGGAGAGGAAGAGGTAAAAAACCCGTAAAAGTTATAGAAAGCGATGAAGAGGTAGAACAACAACAGCCTCCAGCTGAAGAAACTAACGACGAAACAAAAAATCAAGATGAAAACACTGAAAACGAGGCACCTAAAAGTAAAGTTCTCCAGTAGTGATTTCATGAATTTTAAAATGATAATTTTTAGTTGATTTGGAGGCTGATATATCACAACTGGAGGCTCCAACATTCACCACAATTAATCGAGGTCCACCAGAACCTATGCTCAGGCTGGACTGGAATCATAAAGTGAATTTGATGGGTGAAAAGGTTCTGAATCCTATGATCCATTGCTGTGATAAGTGCTTGAAACCTATATTGATATATGGGAGAATGGTGAGTTGATCATTATCAATTACACAAATATTTATACTACATCTTTTATAGATTCCATGTAAACACGTATTTTGTCTTGCTTGTGGAAAACAAGATCAGAAACAATGTCCAAGATGTCTAGAAaaggtttcaagagttgagcaAACTGGGTTAGGCACAGTTTTTATGTGTACTCATGGAGGCACACGTTATGGAACCTCTGGATGTAGAAGAACCTACCTGTCACATCGAGATCTTCAGGCTCACATAAATCATCGTCATGTTTCTAATATTGTCACCCAACAGCCACAGGTAAGTCTTGCTTTTTTGTTTTCCCAAATATGAATAAAGGTTTGAATATTGGGGGTTTGAAACTATACTACTACTCATCATCATCAGCAAAGAATATTGAATGATTTCATTTCACAGCAAGCGATGGAGGTTACACAGGAGGTTGAACGAACTCAACAATCTAGGTCTAAAAGTGATCCGAGAGGTGGTATTGTTATTCCAACTTCGACTAGATCCAGACCAACTCCCATACAGAGTAGTGGAGTACGAACCAATTTAATAACAGTGCCGATTCAAGATACAGCACCTTCTCAGACTCAAATTCACGAAACTCCACCTTCATCCCATGCATTTTATAACCAGTATCCACAAGCTAACAGTTACAGCCAATCTTTACCGCCAATGCATATTCCACCTCCTCAACAAAACCAATATTATACCGCTCCACCAGCTTACAGTCCAGCCCAACAACACTCTTATCCGTATGTAGTAACAGCCCCCCAACCTTCGCCAGCTTATTCGACAACTCCTGTTCAAACTAGACCTGGAACCCAGTTCGATTATACAACAGCTCCCCCACCTCAGTGGAACAATGCACAACAATATTACAGGTAGAAAACTATTTATCGTTTACCTTCaattaattttaaatatttataATGACTGATAGGATCATTATTATCAATTTATTGTTAATTATGGAGATgtatataaatttgaatttattatttgCAATATTTTGTTGTCAGTGTGTGGAAAATACAGATTAATTAACAACCATAACATTTGTTTATTTTTAGAATCAAAATAAATCTACAATCATAATACAAAACTATGTTTTTTTGTCCCTAAAGTGAAAAAGTGAAGTGCTAAAGTCAATCCTTATTAAAACAAAGTAGGGAAGTGTGGTCAGGAAAATTCG
Above is a window of Coccinella septempunctata chromosome 5, icCocSept1.1, whole genome shotgun sequence DNA encoding:
- the LOC123313434 gene encoding putative ankyrin repeat protein RF_0381; amino-acid sequence: MSSILLPPYLPFHDLVKHEVNVYKIVNVLQQYLRSNNIDVNTKDPNTKQALVHYACYSKSLSFGSVFLDTFHEEIDIHAKTSNNETPLHFAVQRGNKGTVETLLRLGAKSNVGRSNDGQTPIHLACRKKGSVDILKMLLFDPTVDINAQDNRKCTGLHHAVSENDIYMVKLLLKHGADPNARDKSNATPLHIAARRSYNLIIDELLTNRALVNVADIYGVTPLHLAVTTSNEYAVRKFLEYAGDPNFSPNVEKINIVHSALLQNNTTILSLILKYSDNIDVVDEKSLTPLEKAVEIGDEKKVKILLKYTTNPEVMRNLIMISVSKGDMKITKLLLESKAVAFINTISKNGSFPLLEAVNWRRIDYLALLLAYGADINLKSKDGHTALTKASKYRFYEIEQFLSQPEKFSSYITSYIE
- the LOC123313076 gene encoding E3 ubiquitin-protein ligase Hakai, coding for MEDGPPKRGRGRGRGGRGRGRGRGRGRGRGKKPVKVIESDEEVEQQQPPAEETNDETKNQDENTENEAPKIDLEADISQLEAPTFTTINRGPPEPMLRLDWNHKVNLMGEKVLNPMIHCCDKCLKPILIYGRMIPCKHVFCLACGKQDQKQCPRCLEKVSRVEQTGLGTVFMCTHGGTRYGTSGCRRTYLSHRDLQAHINHRHVSNIVTQQPQQAMEVTQEVERTQQSRSKSDPRGGIVIPTSTRSRPTPIQSSGVRTNLITVPIQDTAPSQTQIHETPPSSHAFYNQYPQANSYSQSLPPMHIPPPQQNQYYTAPPAYSPAQQHSYPYVVTAPQPSPAYSTTPVQTRPGTQFDYTTAPPPQWNNAQQYYR